The following are encoded together in the Eptesicus fuscus isolate TK198812 chromosome 16, DD_ASM_mEF_20220401, whole genome shotgun sequence genome:
- the CD207 gene encoding C-type lectin domain family 4 member K, translating into MKAAESEIPDAHFTVDKQNISLWPREPPPKMGSSPVLRKPCTVRAAFVILTLVLLASVVLQAILYPWFMGTLSDVKTNAQLLKGRVDNISTLSSEIERNRGGVKAAGIQVQMVNASLDHVHSQIRRLETDVKAANAQIQMLTTSWEEVYSLNAQIPELKRDLDKASALNVKVRGLQSNLENISKLLKKQNDILQMVSQGWKYFKENFYYFSHVSKTWYSAQQFCVSRNSHLTSVTSDSEQEFLYKTAGGRFFWIGLTKAGTDGDWYWVDDTPFNKVQSMKFWIPGEPNNVGNNEHCVNLKMSSLQSWNDASCDHQLLFICKRHYIPSEP; encoded by the exons ATGAAGGCTGCAGAGAGTGAGATCCCAGATGCTCACTTCACTGTAGATAAACAGAACATCTCCCTCTGGCCCCGAG AGCCTCCTCCCAAGATGGGTTCGTCTCCAGTTCTGAGGAAACCTTGCACAGTCCGTGCTGCCTTCGTCATCCTGACGCTGGTCCTGCTCGCCTCTGTCGTGCTGCAGGCCATTCTCT ATCCCTGGTTTATGGGCACACTATCGGATGTAAAGACCAATGCCCAGTTGCTGAAAGGTCGTGTGGACAACATCAGCACCCTGAGTTCTGAAATTGAGAGGAATAGAGGCGGCGTGAAGGCAGCTGGCATTCAGGTCCAGATGGTGAATGCTAGCCTGGATCATGTGCATTCTCAGATCCGGAGGCTGGAAACTGATGTGAAGGCAGCCAATGCACAGATCCAGATGTTAACAACAAGTTGGGAGGAAGTCTACAGTTTAAATGCCCAGATTCCAGAATTAAAAAGAGATTTGGATAAAGCCAGCGCATTAAATGTAAAGGTTCGAGGACTCCAGAGCAATTTGGAGAATATCAGCAAGTTACTCAAAAAGCAAA ATGACATCCTACAGATGGTTTCTCAAGGCTGGAAGTACTTCAAGGAGAACTTCTATTACTTTTCTCATGTCTCAAAGACCTGGTACAGCGCCCAGCAGTTCTGCGTGTCCAGGAATTCACACCTGACCTCAGTGACCTCAGACAGTGAGCAG GAGTTTCTGTACAAGACAGCAGGCGGACGTTTCTTCTGGATCGGCCTGACCAAAGCAGGGACTGATGGGGACTGGTACTGGGTGGATGACACTCCATTCAACAAGGTCCAGAGTATGAA GTTCTGGATTCCAGGTGAGCCCAACAATGTTGGGAACAATGAACACTGTGTCAATTTAAAGATGTCCTCACTTCAGTCATGGAATGATGCCTCCTGTGACCATCAGCTCCTTTTCATCTGTAAACGTCACTATATTCCATCAGAACCATGA